One Micromonospora eburnea genomic region harbors:
- a CDS encoding FHA domain-containing protein FhaB/FipA produces MPELVITVARFGFIILLWIFVFTVVGVIRRDLFAGARSGRLVAAPRAVGASTGQAAKPAKVKRGRAAHQLVVTAGQLAGTRITLGEAQITIGRAEDSTLVITDDYASARHARLVPRDGQWFVEDLGSTNGTYLDRAKVTGPTPVPLGVPIRIGRTSLELRP; encoded by the coding sequence TTGCCGGAACTCGTCATCACCGTCGCCCGGTTCGGGTTCATCATCCTGCTGTGGATCTTTGTGTTCACGGTGGTCGGGGTGATCCGTCGGGACCTCTTCGCGGGAGCCAGGTCGGGTCGGTTGGTGGCCGCGCCACGCGCGGTCGGTGCCTCGACCGGGCAGGCGGCGAAGCCGGCGAAGGTGAAGCGGGGCAGGGCGGCACACCAGTTGGTGGTCACCGCGGGCCAGTTGGCCGGCACCCGGATCACCCTCGGCGAAGCCCAGATCACCATCGGGCGGGCCGAGGATTCGACGCTGGTGATCACCGACGACTACGCCTCGGCGCGGCACGCCCGGCTCGTACCGCGCGACGGGCAGTGGTTCGTCGAGGACCTCGGTTCGACTAACGGCACATACCTGGATCGCGCTAAGGTCACCGGACCGACCCCCGTACCCCTCGGCGTGCCGATCCGGATCGGCCGCACTTCTCTCGAATTACGGCCATGA
- a CDS encoding DUF397 domain-containing protein, with amino-acid sequence MATKKFPVDLTQATWFKSSKSGPNCDNCVEVAYVTGAVGVRDSKDKTGPALVFAPGDWHAFVAGARDGAFARD; translated from the coding sequence ATGGCGACCAAGAAGTTCCCCGTGGACCTGACGCAGGCGACCTGGTTCAAGAGCTCGAAGAGCGGGCCGAACTGTGACAACTGCGTGGAGGTCGCGTACGTGACCGGGGCGGTCGGCGTCCGGGATTCAAAGGACAAGACGGGCCCGGCCCTGGTCTTCGCCCCGGGTGACTGGCACGCTTTCGTCGCCGGTGCCAGGGACGGAGCCTTCGCCCGGGACTGA
- a CDS encoding NAD-dependent epimerase/dehydratase family protein has product MTVALVTGSGGLIGSEAARHFAGLGLDVVGIDNDMRRYFFGEDGSTSWSLERLAADLGGAYTHFSVDIRDRDGLEQVFKKYGSDIGVVIHSAAQPSHDWAAKEPYTDFDVNAGGTLNMLENTRRHAIDAPFIHCSTNKVYGDRPNSLPLVELETRYELPEDHPYHQGITEDMSIDDSLHSVFGASKVAADVMVQEYGRYFDMKTACFRGGTLTGPAHSAAELHGFLAYLMRCVMEGRTYNLYGYKGKMVRDAIHSRDVLTAFEAFFRAPRSAQVYNLGGGRHSNTSHIEAFRIAEEITGRPAEINYVEQARTGDHQWYVSSMARFEEHYPDWKITYDVPMILREIYEANVDKWVPKP; this is encoded by the coding sequence GTGACTGTCGCGTTGGTGACCGGTTCGGGCGGTCTGATCGGTTCCGAGGCGGCCCGGCACTTCGCCGGCCTCGGGCTCGACGTGGTCGGCATCGACAACGACATGCGGCGGTACTTCTTCGGCGAGGACGGCTCGACATCCTGGAGCCTGGAACGGCTCGCCGCCGACCTGGGTGGCGCCTACACCCACTTCTCCGTCGACATCCGCGACCGGGACGGCTTGGAGCAGGTCTTCAAGAAGTACGGCTCGGACATCGGCGTAGTGATCCACAGCGCCGCGCAGCCCAGCCACGACTGGGCCGCCAAGGAGCCGTACACGGACTTCGACGTCAACGCGGGCGGCACCCTCAACATGCTGGAGAACACCCGCCGGCACGCGATCGACGCCCCCTTCATCCACTGCTCCACCAACAAGGTGTACGGCGACCGCCCGAACAGCCTGCCCCTGGTCGAGCTGGAGACCCGGTACGAGCTGCCCGAGGACCACCCGTACCACCAGGGCATCACCGAGGACATGTCGATCGACGACTCGCTGCACTCGGTCTTCGGCGCCTCCAAGGTGGCCGCCGACGTGATGGTGCAGGAGTACGGCCGGTACTTCGACATGAAGACCGCCTGTTTCCGGGGCGGCACGCTGACCGGCCCGGCCCACTCGGCCGCCGAGCTGCACGGCTTCCTGGCGTACCTGATGCGCTGCGTGATGGAGGGCCGGACGTACAACCTCTACGGCTACAAGGGCAAGATGGTCCGGGACGCGATCCACTCCCGGGACGTGCTGACCGCCTTCGAGGCGTTCTTCCGCGCGCCGCGCTCGGCCCAGGTCTACAACCTGGGTGGCGGCCGTCACTCGAACACCTCGCACATCGAGGCGTTCCGGATCGCCGAGGAGATCACCGGCCGTCCGGCGGAAATCAACTACGTCGAGCAGGCCCGCACCGGCGACCACCAGTGGTACGTCAGCAGCATGGCCCGGTTCGAGGAGCACTACCCGGACTGGAAGATCACCTACGACGTGCCGATGATCCTTCGGGAGATCTACGAGGCGAACGTCGACAAGTGGGTGCCGAAGCCATGA
- a CDS encoding helix-turn-helix domain-containing protein produces MSVRRSPTIRRRRLGAELRRQRENAGITIEAVAEQLECSASKISRIETGHTTATPRDVRDMLRIYGVVGAESDELVQIAREARQKGWWHPYSTVLVGAYVGLEAAASSIRAYEQQVVPGLLETEEYASAMIRAARPDFSAEQVAQRVRVRLGRQSLLTQDDPVDLWVVLDEAVLSRPVGGDVVMRGQLKRLVEVAELPNVTLQVLPFEVGAHAGMDGTFTILSFPEPSDPDVVYAENATGGLFLEKSDELQKYSFIFDHIRAAATRPEESIAHIAKLAEEPLWKWRPRSSPWT; encoded by the coding sequence GTGAGCGTGCGACGCAGCCCCACCATCCGGCGTCGGCGACTGGGGGCGGAACTCCGCCGCCAGCGGGAGAACGCCGGCATCACCATCGAGGCCGTGGCGGAGCAGTTGGAATGCTCGGCCTCGAAGATCTCCCGCATCGAGACCGGTCACACCACCGCCACCCCACGGGACGTGCGGGACATGCTCCGCATCTACGGGGTGGTGGGCGCCGAGAGCGACGAGCTGGTGCAGATTGCCCGTGAGGCCCGGCAGAAGGGCTGGTGGCATCCGTACAGCACGGTGCTGGTCGGGGCGTACGTGGGGCTGGAGGCGGCGGCCAGCTCGATCCGGGCGTATGAGCAGCAGGTCGTGCCGGGCCTGCTGGAGACCGAGGAGTACGCGAGCGCAATGATCCGGGCCGCTCGGCCGGACTTCAGTGCGGAACAGGTCGCACAACGTGTCCGTGTCCGTCTGGGCCGTCAGTCGTTGCTGACTCAGGACGATCCGGTCGATCTGTGGGTGGTGCTCGATGAGGCGGTGTTGAGTCGGCCGGTTGGCGGCGACGTGGTGATGCGTGGCCAGCTCAAGCGGCTGGTGGAGGTGGCCGAACTGCCGAACGTGACGTTGCAGGTCCTGCCCTTCGAGGTGGGCGCGCACGCTGGCATGGACGGGACCTTCACGATCCTCAGCTTTCCCGAACCGAGTGATCCCGATGTCGTGTACGCGGAGAACGCCACGGGTGGGCTTTTCCTCGAGAAGAGCGACGAACTGCAGAAGTACAGCTTCATCTTCGATCACATTCGAGCGGCGGCCACACGCCCGGAGGAATCCATCGCTCACATCGCAAAACTGGCAGAGGAGCCGTTGTGGAAATGGCGACCAAGAAGTTCCCCGTGGACCTGA
- a CDS encoding FhaA domain-containing protein, translating to MASGPEEEPVSVLQRFEKRLEGLVEGAFAKVFKGVVHPVEILNAMQREAEAHKAILAGGRTLVPNRYVIDLSPYDHSRLAPYAAALAQELAQSQAEFIGEQAWTVYGDVIVEVERGEGLDTGMFRVTAEVYTGGDVAPVSAPGGYDAGPAYPSYDQGGGYGPPPGHGGGRNVRLVSGDGRTYPLQMGSTVIGRGDQANLRLPDVGISRRHARLDFDGGQVVLTDLGSTNGTMVNGQRVSAVALNPGDMIQLGTTTLTFRVDG from the coding sequence ATTGCCTCGGGACCCGAGGAGGAGCCGGTGAGCGTGCTGCAACGCTTCGAGAAGCGTCTGGAAGGCCTGGTCGAAGGGGCCTTCGCCAAGGTCTTCAAAGGGGTGGTCCACCCCGTGGAGATCCTCAACGCCATGCAGCGGGAGGCCGAGGCGCACAAGGCGATCCTGGCCGGTGGGCGCACGCTGGTGCCCAACCGCTACGTGATCGATCTCTCGCCGTACGACCACAGTCGGTTGGCGCCCTACGCTGCGGCGTTGGCCCAGGAACTGGCCCAGTCGCAGGCGGAGTTCATCGGCGAGCAGGCCTGGACGGTCTACGGCGACGTGATCGTCGAGGTCGAGCGCGGCGAGGGGCTGGACACCGGCATGTTCCGGGTCACCGCGGAGGTCTACACCGGCGGCGACGTCGCCCCGGTCTCCGCGCCCGGCGGCTACGACGCCGGACCGGCCTACCCGTCCTACGACCAGGGGGGCGGCTACGGTCCGCCGCCGGGGCACGGCGGTGGCCGTAACGTCCGGTTGGTCTCCGGTGACGGCCGCACCTACCCGCTCCAGATGGGCTCGACCGTGATCGGCCGCGGTGACCAGGCCAACCTGCGCCTGCCCGACGTCGGCATCTCCCGGCGACACGCCCGGCTGGACTTCGACGGCGGCCAGGTCGTGCTGACCGACCTCGGCTCCACCAACGGCACCATGGTCAACGGCCAGCGGGTGTCCGCCGTCGCCCTCAACCCGGGCGACATGATCCAGCTCGGCACCACCACCCTGACCTTCCGCGTGGACGGCTGA
- a CDS encoding S8 family peptidase, whose translation MALPHRSALVGMTALALVTAASPALAAEPTGAVRNAGGATAVADSYLVVLKDNVVAPGSVGDTAQRLRARHGGTIAHTWTAALRGFEVRVGAAAAARIAADPAVAYVEQNHTVTISGTQTNPPSWGLDRIDQRNLPLNNSYTYPNTASNVRAYIIDTGIRTTHNDFGGRATWGTNTVDTNNTDCNGHGTHVAGTVGGSSYGVAKGVQLVAVKVLNCSGSGTTAGVVSGVDWVTRNAVKPAVANMSLGGGADTTLDTAVRNSINAGITYGLAAGNDNGANACNTSPARVTEAITVGSTTNTDARSSFSNIGTCLDIFAPGSSITSAWNSSDTATNTISGTSMATPHVVGAAALVASANPSWTPQQVRDYLVDNATSGVVTSPGTGSPNKLLYVVNGTATNDFSVSVSPTAGSTAAGGSVTATVSTATTSGSAQSVSLSASGLPTGASASFSPSSVTSGGSSTLTISTSSSTPSGTYPVTVTGTATSGTKTTTYTLTVGPIGGCTGAGQKLGNPGFESGNTVWSTTSGVIGQYGSSGQPTHGGTWNAWMDGYGSTHTDTLSQSVSLPAGCTSYNFSFWLHIDSSESTTTTAYDKLTVQVLNSSGTVLATLATYSNLNKAAGYSQKSFSLAAYAGQTVTLKFTATEDVLLQTSFVVDDTAVDVS comes from the coding sequence ATGGCTCTCCCACACAGGTCCGCACTTGTCGGTATGACCGCGTTGGCGCTGGTCACGGCGGCCAGTCCCGCCCTGGCCGCGGAACCCACCGGGGCGGTCCGGAACGCTGGCGGGGCCACTGCGGTGGCCGACAGCTACCTGGTCGTCCTGAAGGACAACGTCGTCGCCCCGGGCAGCGTGGGCGACACCGCACAGCGGCTGCGCGCCCGGCACGGCGGCACCATCGCGCACACCTGGACCGCCGCGCTGCGCGGCTTCGAGGTCCGGGTCGGCGCGGCGGCCGCCGCCCGGATCGCCGCCGATCCCGCCGTGGCGTACGTGGAACAGAACCACACCGTGACGATCTCCGGCACCCAGACGAACCCGCCGTCCTGGGGCCTGGACCGGATCGACCAGCGGAACCTGCCGCTGAACAACTCGTACACCTATCCGAACACGGCCTCGAACGTCCGGGCGTACATCATCGACACCGGCATCCGGACCACGCACAACGACTTCGGTGGCCGGGCCACCTGGGGTACGAACACCGTCGACACCAACAACACCGACTGCAACGGTCACGGCACCCACGTCGCCGGCACCGTCGGCGGCTCGTCCTACGGGGTGGCCAAGGGTGTGCAACTGGTCGCGGTCAAGGTGCTCAACTGCTCCGGCAGCGGCACCACCGCCGGGGTCGTCTCCGGTGTCGACTGGGTGACCCGGAACGCGGTCAAGCCCGCGGTGGCCAACATGAGCCTCGGCGGCGGCGCGGACACCACCCTCGACACGGCGGTCCGCAACTCGATCAACGCCGGCATCACGTACGGCCTGGCCGCCGGCAACGACAACGGCGCGAACGCCTGCAACACCTCGCCGGCCCGGGTCACCGAGGCGATCACGGTCGGCTCCACCACCAACACCGACGCGCGGTCGTCGTTCTCCAACATCGGCACCTGCCTGGACATCTTCGCGCCGGGCTCATCGATCACCTCCGCCTGGAACAGCAGCGACACCGCGACCAACACGATCAGCGGCACGTCGATGGCGACCCCGCACGTGGTCGGCGCGGCGGCGCTGGTGGCCAGCGCCAACCCGTCCTGGACCCCCCAGCAGGTTCGCGACTACCTGGTGGACAACGCCACCAGTGGCGTGGTGACCAGCCCGGGGACCGGCTCGCCCAACAAGCTGCTCTACGTGGTCAACGGCACGGCGACCAACGACTTCTCCGTCTCGGTGTCGCCGACCGCCGGCTCCACCGCGGCGGGCGGCTCGGTGACAGCCACCGTCAGCACCGCCACCACCAGCGGTTCGGCCCAGTCGGTCAGCCTCTCCGCGTCCGGCCTGCCGACCGGTGCGAGCGCGTCGTTCAGCCCGTCGTCGGTGACTTCGGGCGGTTCGTCGACCCTGACCATCAGCACCTCGTCGAGCACCCCGTCCGGGACGTACCCGGTGACGGTCACCGGCACCGCGACGTCGGGCACGAAGACGACGACGTACACGCTGACGGTGGGCCCGATCGGTGGCTGCACCGGCGCCGGCCAGAAGCTGGGCAACCCCGGCTTCGAGTCGGGTAACACCGTGTGGAGCACCACGTCCGGGGTGATCGGCCAGTACGGCTCCAGCGGCCAGCCGACCCACGGCGGGACGTGGAACGCCTGGATGGACGGCTACGGCAGCACCCACACCGACACGTTGTCGCAGTCGGTGAGCCTGCCGGCGGGCTGCACGTCGTACAACTTCAGCTTCTGGCTGCACATCGACAGCTCGGAGTCGACCACCACCACCGCGTACGACAAGCTCACGGTGCAGGTGCTCAACTCCTCCGGCACGGTGCTGGCGACCCTGGCCACGTACTCGAACCTGAACAAGGCCGCCGGGTACAGCCAGAAGTCGTTCTCCCTGGCCGCGTACGCCGGGCAGACCGTCACGCTGAAGTTCACCGCCACCGAGGACGTCCTGTTGCAGACCTCGTTCGTGGTTGACGACACCGCGGTCGACGTCTCCTGA
- a CDS encoding Stk1 family PASTA domain-containing Ser/Thr kinase — MSDDRQEPPAGDADATRPLPPHAPSGGDADASRVAGRAADPDATRAMPTPGGPTGRKPADATRSLPRDGGDVTGRQAVPAAWSGRAGVPPPRPAGYAEPGTEWYAEEQTDRRWWMPIVLGILALVLVALIGLGVWLSLRATERDAGPVSSASAVPSTAPATSVAPSTTAPSASPATTPASTPPTTATQVPMPPLVGVPAAAARAALDRLDVPYRVEGRISDQPAGTVIETDPAAGELVVPGQVVRIVVAEAGTPTIGASTMTPGPTVTPTP; from the coding sequence ATGAGCGACGACCGCCAGGAGCCACCCGCCGGAGATGCCGACGCCACCCGGCCGCTGCCGCCCCACGCGCCGAGCGGCGGTGACGCGGACGCGAGCAGGGTGGCCGGCCGTGCGGCCGACCCCGACGCGACCCGGGCCATGCCGACCCCCGGTGGCCCGACCGGCCGGAAACCGGCGGACGCCACCCGTTCACTGCCTCGCGATGGCGGGGACGTCACCGGCCGGCAGGCCGTCCCGGCAGCCTGGTCGGGTCGGGCCGGGGTGCCGCCGCCGCGGCCGGCCGGCTATGCCGAGCCGGGCACCGAGTGGTACGCCGAGGAACAGACCGATCGTCGCTGGTGGATGCCGATAGTGCTCGGGATCCTCGCGCTGGTGCTGGTCGCGTTGATTGGGCTGGGGGTCTGGCTGTCGCTGCGGGCGACGGAGCGGGACGCCGGGCCGGTTTCCTCCGCCTCGGCCGTGCCGAGCACCGCCCCGGCGACCAGCGTCGCGCCGTCCACCACCGCGCCGAGCGCCTCGCCGGCGACCACTCCAGCAAGCACCCCGCCCACGACGGCCACCCAGGTGCCGATGCCGCCGCTGGTGGGGGTGCCGGCAGCCGCCGCCCGGGCGGCCCTCGACCGGCTGGACGTGCCCTACCGCGTGGAGGGGCGGATATCCGACCAGCCGGCCGGTACGGTGATCGAGACCGACCCGGCCGCTGGCGAGCTGGTCGTCCCGGGGCAGGTGGTCAGGATCGTGGTGGCCGAGGCCGGTACGCCGACGATCGGCGCGAGCACGATGACGCCCGGCCCGACGGTCACGCCGACTCCCTGA
- a CDS encoding WecB/TagA/CpsF family glycosyltransferase, with amino-acid sequence MTTGTKRNVLGVLVDSTDYARATEAVVTAAHERRPLALTALAVHGVMTGVLDPAHNARLNSFDVVTPDGQPVRWALNLLHGAGLTDRVYGPELTLRVLHRFADEGLPVYLYGSTEETLSRLIPALERKFPALKIAGVEPSKFRSMQPGEDVEIADRIKASGARLVLVGLGCPRQEVFAYAMRPLLDMPLMAVGAAFDYHAGLLRNPPPWMQRAGLEWFWRLGLEPKRLWRRYVILNPAYLARLAAQKTGLWKAAPPAPATQRPAAFDV; translated from the coding sequence ATGACCACCGGCACCAAGCGGAACGTGCTCGGCGTCCTCGTCGACTCGACCGATTACGCCCGGGCGACCGAGGCGGTCGTCACGGCGGCGCACGAGCGCCGCCCGCTGGCCCTGACCGCGCTGGCCGTGCACGGCGTGATGACCGGGGTGCTCGACCCGGCGCACAACGCGCGGCTCAACTCGTTCGACGTGGTCACCCCGGACGGGCAGCCGGTCCGCTGGGCCCTCAACCTGTTGCACGGCGCCGGCCTCACCGACCGGGTCTACGGCCCGGAGCTGACGCTGCGGGTGCTGCACCGGTTCGCCGACGAGGGCCTGCCGGTCTACCTGTACGGCTCCACCGAGGAGACCCTGTCCCGGCTGATCCCGGCCCTGGAGCGGAAGTTCCCGGCGCTGAAGATCGCCGGCGTCGAGCCGTCGAAGTTCCGGTCCATGCAGCCGGGCGAGGACGTCGAGATCGCCGACCGGATCAAGGCCAGCGGGGCGAGGCTCGTCCTGGTCGGGCTGGGCTGCCCCCGCCAGGAGGTCTTCGCGTACGCCATGCGGCCACTGCTGGACATGCCTCTGATGGCGGTCGGGGCCGCGTTCGACTACCACGCCGGCCTGCTGCGTAACCCGCCACCGTGGATGCAGCGTGCCGGGCTGGAGTGGTTCTGGCGGCTCGGCCTGGAGCCGAAGCGGCTCTGGCGCCGCTACGTCATTCTCAACCCGGCCTACCTGGCCCGGCTGGCCGCCCAGAAGACCGGCCTGTGGAAGGCCGCCCCGCCGGCCCCGGCCACCCAGCGCCCCGCCGCCTTCGACGTCTGA